One Staphylococcus ratti DNA segment encodes these proteins:
- a CDS encoding DUF4260 domain-containing protein: MSNLIKLENACVFITAVSVYFIFDFSLWIFLLLLLVPDITMIGYAFNKEIGSKIYNLGHTYVLPIIVTLFYLLSKEELLLQISLIWLAHISMDRTIGYGLKYALSFDKTTIQKV, from the coding sequence ATGAGTAATCTAATTAAACTTGAAAATGCGTGTGTTTTTATTACGGCGGTTAGTGTTTATTTTATCTTTGATTTTTCGTTATGGATATTTTTGCTGCTTCTATTAGTTCCTGATATAACTATGATAGGTTATGCTTTTAATAAAGAAATAGGTAGTAAAATATATAATCTGGGTCATACATATGTTTTACCTATTATCGTTACGTTATTCTATTTATTGAGTAAAGAAGAGCTATTATTACAAATATCGTTAATATGGTTAGCGCATATAAGTATGGATAGAACTATTGGATATGGTCTTAAATATGCGTTAAGTTTCGATAAAACTACAATTCAAAAAGTATAA
- the smpB gene encoding SsrA-binding protein SmpB — protein MPKKSGKSTLAENRKARHDYNIEDTIEAGIALQGTEIKSIRRGSANLKDSYGQVKGGEIFLHNMHIATYEEGNRFNHDPRRVRKLLLHKREILKLGEQTREVGYSIVPLKLYLKHGNCKVLLGVARGKKKYDKRQALKEKAVKRDIDRAMKQNY, from the coding sequence ATGCCAAAAAAATCAGGAAAAAGCACTTTAGCAGAAAATCGTAAAGCGCGACACGATTATAACATCGAAGATACGATAGAAGCTGGCATTGCGTTACAAGGTACTGAAATAAAATCGATTCGTCGAGGTAGCGCAAATTTAAAAGATAGCTATGGACAAGTCAAAGGTGGAGAAATTTTTCTTCATAATATGCATATTGCGACTTATGAAGAAGGTAATCGATTTAATCACGACCCTAGACGTGTACGCAAGCTCTTATTACACAAGAGAGAAATCTTAAAACTGGGAGAGCAAACACGTGAAGTCGGATACTCTATTGTGCCGTTGAAGCTTTATCTTAAGCATGGCAACTGTAAAGTATTGCTTGGCGTTGCACGTGGTAAGAAAAAATACGACAAACGTCAAGCTTTGAAAGAGAAAGCAGTAAAACGAGATATCGATCGTGCAATGAAACAGAATTATTAA
- the rnr gene encoding ribonuclease R, with protein sequence MNLKSQIKAIVERSNYESMSVSDFQDELGLSSAESFRDLIKVLNELEQEGKVKRTKQDRYQKQGPKPGLIRGTLSQNKKGFAFLRPDEEGMEDIFIPPTKINRAMDGDTVIVEVQKSRGDFRKGKVEGEVKSIETHSVKQVVGTYTEARHFGFVVPDDKRIMQDIFIPKGQDLGAVDGHKVLVQITAYSDGSNNPEGHISAILGHKNDPGVDILSIIYQHGIEIEFPDDVLKEAEAIPESIEPSEIEGRRDLRQDLTITIDGADAKDLDDAIAVKQLSNGNMQLTVSIADVSYYVTEGSALDREAYDRATSVYLVDRVIPMIPHRLSNGICSLNPNVDRLTMSCRMEINPHGEVVQHDIFDSVIHSDARMTYAEVNEIITDHNPQTREKYKAITPMLDLAQRLSKQLIEMRRRRGEIDFDIKEAKVLVNDEGIPQEVVARERGEGERLIESFMLAANETIAEHFSMKEVPFIYRVHEQPKSDRLRQFFDFITNFGIMVKGTGEDIHPSTLQSITKEVEGRPEDMVISTMMLRSMQQAHYDADNLGHFGLAADHYTHFTSPIRRYPDLIVHRLVRKYLIEKSMDGKAQQEWQEKLPQMAEHTSNRERRAIDAERDTDDLKKAEYMIQHLGDEFEGVVSSVANFGMFVELPNTIEGMVSMQNMTDDYYHFDERQMALVGERKASVYRIGDVIKVKVIHVDVEERQIDFQIVGMPLDVNSKREKKARGTTIQAKTKGNAFKKDKDKKKKRKSRKGKNARKREKSGNTQYKPFYKDKRVKKKGKKKKK encoded by the coding sequence ATGAATTTGAAATCGCAAATTAAAGCCATTGTGGAACGTTCTAATTATGAGTCTATGTCTGTATCGGACTTCCAAGATGAATTAGGTTTGAGCAGTGCGGAGAGCTTTCGTGACCTTATTAAAGTCCTTAATGAATTGGAACAAGAAGGTAAAGTGAAACGCACAAAACAGGACAGATACCAAAAACAAGGTCCTAAACCGGGTTTGATTAGAGGAACGTTAAGCCAAAACAAAAAAGGATTTGCTTTTTTAAGACCTGATGAAGAAGGTATGGAAGATATTTTTATACCTCCAACGAAAATTAATCGTGCGATGGATGGAGACACAGTTATCGTTGAAGTTCAAAAATCACGCGGCGATTTCCGTAAAGGGAAGGTTGAAGGAGAAGTTAAATCTATTGAAACGCATTCGGTAAAGCAAGTCGTAGGTACTTATACCGAAGCGCGTCATTTTGGTTTTGTAGTACCCGATGATAAACGCATTATGCAAGATATTTTTATACCTAAAGGCCAAGACTTAGGAGCAGTAGATGGCCATAAGGTACTCGTTCAAATTACAGCGTATTCAGATGGGTCTAATAATCCAGAAGGACACATTTCTGCTATTTTAGGACATAAAAATGATCCTGGTGTAGATATTTTATCGATTATTTATCAACACGGCATTGAAATAGAGTTTCCGGATGATGTTTTAAAAGAAGCGGAAGCTATTCCAGAATCAATTGAACCATCCGAAATTGAAGGGCGACGTGATTTACGTCAAGACCTAACGATTACGATTGATGGCGCAGATGCGAAAGATTTGGATGATGCAATTGCTGTTAAACAACTTTCAAATGGCAATATGCAATTAACAGTAAGTATTGCAGATGTCAGTTACTATGTTACTGAAGGGTCGGCTTTAGATCGTGAAGCATATGATCGTGCTACGAGTGTATATTTAGTAGACCGTGTAATTCCGATGATTCCTCATCGTTTAAGTAATGGCATTTGTTCATTGAATCCTAATGTAGATCGATTAACAATGAGTTGTCGTATGGAAATTAATCCACATGGTGAAGTGGTACAGCATGATATTTTTGATAGTGTTATTCATTCAGATGCCCGTATGACATATGCAGAAGTGAATGAAATTATTACAGATCACAACCCACAAACACGTGAAAAATATAAAGCAATCACACCTATGTTGGATTTAGCGCAACGTTTGTCCAAGCAATTGATTGAAATGCGTCGTCGTCGTGGAGAAATTGACTTTGACATTAAGGAAGCTAAAGTTTTAGTCAATGACGAGGGTATTCCACAAGAAGTAGTAGCGCGTGAACGAGGAGAAGGCGAGCGATTAATTGAATCATTTATGCTTGCAGCAAACGAAACGATAGCAGAACATTTCAGCATGAAAGAAGTACCATTTATTTATCGTGTACATGAACAACCGAAGTCTGATCGTTTGCGTCAATTTTTCGATTTTATTACTAACTTTGGTATTATGGTAAAAGGTACAGGCGAAGACATTCATCCGAGCACGCTCCAAAGTATTACGAAAGAAGTCGAAGGTCGACCAGAAGATATGGTTATTTCGACGATGATGTTGCGCTCAATGCAACAAGCACATTATGATGCAGATAATTTGGGGCATTTTGGTCTTGCAGCAGATCACTATACTCATTTTACGTCTCCGATACGTCGTTATCCTGATTTGATTGTGCATCGTTTGGTGCGTAAATATCTCATTGAAAAATCAATGGATGGTAAAGCACAACAAGAATGGCAGGAAAAATTGCCGCAAATGGCCGAACATACGTCGAATCGTGAACGTCGTGCAATCGATGCGGAACGTGATACAGATGACTTAAAAAAAGCAGAATATATGATACAACATCTTGGCGATGAATTTGAAGGTGTTGTGAGCTCGGTTGCGAACTTTGGTATGTTTGTTGAATTGCCCAATACCATTGAAGGTATGGTTTCGATGCAAAACATGACTGATGACTATTATCACTTCGATGAACGTCAAATGGCACTCGTTGGAGAACGAAAAGCATCGGTATACCGTATTGGCGATGTGATTAAAGTGAAAGTCATTCATGTTGATGTAGAAGAACGTCAAATTGATTTTCAAATCGTAGGTATGCCATTAGATGTCAATTCAAAACGTGAGAAAAAAGCGAGAGGTACAACCATTCAAGCTAAAACGAAAGGTAATGCGTTCAAAAAAGACAAAGACAAAAAGAAAAAACGAAAATCACGTAAAGGAAAAAATGCAAGAAAACGTGAAAAGTCAGGAAATACGCAATATAAACCTTTTTATAAAGATAAACGTGTTAAAAAGAAAGGCAAAAAGAAGAAAAAGTAA
- a CDS encoding alpha/beta hydrolase, translated as MKIQLPKPFLFEEGPRAVLLLHGFTGNSSDVRQLGRFLQKKGYTSYAPHYEGHAAPPEEILKSSPHVWYKDALEGYDYLVDQGYDEIAVAGLSLGGVFALKLSLTRDVKGIVTMCSPMYIKTEGAMYEGVLEYARNFKKYEGKDEATIQREMEAFQPTSTLHELQDMIQGGRAIVEDVIEPLLVIQSEQDEMINTDSANIIYNDAASEHKHLSWYKNSGHIITIDKEKEAVFEEVYQFLETLDWSE; from the coding sequence ATGAAAATCCAATTACCAAAACCTTTCTTATTTGAAGAAGGGCCACGTGCAGTGTTGTTATTACATGGTTTTACTGGGAACAGTTCAGATGTAAGACAACTCGGTCGTTTTTTACAGAAAAAAGGTTATACCTCTTATGCACCTCACTATGAAGGGCATGCTGCACCTCCTGAGGAGATTTTGAAGTCGAGTCCGCACGTATGGTATAAAGATGCACTAGAGGGTTACGATTATTTAGTTGATCAAGGTTATGATGAAATTGCAGTAGCCGGTTTATCACTTGGTGGCGTTTTTGCTTTAAAACTAAGCTTAACTCGAGATGTTAAGGGTATTGTAACCATGTGTTCACCTATGTATATTAAGACAGAAGGGGCAATGTACGAAGGTGTTTTAGAATATGCAAGAAACTTTAAAAAATATGAAGGTAAAGATGAAGCAACGATTCAACGAGAAATGGAAGCATTTCAACCGACAAGCACTTTACACGAATTGCAAGATATGATCCAGGGTGGTCGTGCGATCGTTGAAGATGTGATTGAACCGTTACTTGTCATTCAATCTGAACAAGATGAAATGATTAACACAGATTCTGCTAATATCATTTATAATGATGCAGCGTCAGAACATAAACATTTATCATGGTACAAAAATTCTGGTCATATCATAACAATTGATAAAGAAAAAGAAGCAGTTTTTGAAGAAGTCTATCAGTTTTTAGAGACTTTAGATTGGTCAGAATAG
- the secG gene encoding preprotein translocase subunit SecG, protein MHTFFVVLLIIDCIALITVVLLQEGKSNGLSGAISGGAEQLFGKQKQRGVDLFLHRLTIVLSIIFFVLMLGISYFNL, encoded by the coding sequence ATGCACACATTTTTTGTTGTATTACTAATTATTGACTGTATCGCACTCATCACAGTTGTTTTATTACAAGAAGGTAAAAGTAATGGCTTATCAGGTGCCATCAGTGGTGGAGCCGAACAGTTATTTGGTAAACAAAAACAACGTGGTGTAGATTTATTTTTGCATAGATTGACAATTGTACTTTCAATTATTTTCTTTGTACTAATGTTAGGTATCAGTTACTTTAATTTATAA
- the eno gene encoding surface-displayed alpha-enolase yields the protein MPIITDVYAREVLDSRGNPTVEVEVLTESGAFGRALVPSGASTGEHEAVELRDGDTERYLGKGVEKAVENVNEIIAPEIIEGEFSALEQVSIDKMMIQLDGTSNKGKLGANAILGVSIAVARAAADFLGQPLYKYLGGFNSTVVPTPMMNIVNGGSHSDAPIAFQEFMILPVGADSFKEALRWGAEVFHALAKILKSRELVTAVGDEGGFAPKFEGTEDGVETIIEAIKKAGYEPGKDIFLGFDCASSEFYENGVYDYTKFEGDKGAKRTAKEQVDYLEELVNKYPIISIEDGMDENDWEGWKLLTERIGDRVQLVGDDLFVTNTEILAKGIENNIGNSILIKVNQIGTLTETFEAIEMAQKAGYTAVVSHRSGETEDTTIADIAVATNAGQIKTGSLSRTDRIAKYNQLLRIEDELYETAKYEGLNAFYNLDK from the coding sequence ATGCCAATTATTACGGATGTTTATGCTCGCGAAGTACTTGATTCACGTGGGAATCCAACAGTAGAAGTCGAAGTTTTAACAGAAAGTGGTGCATTTGGTCGCGCCCTTGTACCATCAGGTGCTTCAACGGGTGAACATGAAGCAGTAGAATTACGTGATGGTGATACAGAGCGCTACCTTGGTAAAGGTGTTGAAAAAGCAGTTGAAAATGTTAACGAAATTATCGCACCAGAAATCATTGAAGGTGAATTTTCAGCATTAGAACAAGTTTCAATCGATAAAATGATGATTCAACTTGATGGCACATCAAATAAAGGTAAGTTAGGTGCTAACGCGATTTTAGGTGTTTCTATTGCCGTTGCGCGTGCAGCAGCTGACTTCTTAGGACAACCTTTATACAAATATTTAGGTGGATTCAATTCTACAGTAGTACCAACACCAATGATGAACATCGTTAACGGTGGCTCGCACTCAGATGCACCAATCGCATTCCAAGAGTTCATGATTTTACCTGTTGGTGCAGACAGCTTTAAAGAAGCATTACGCTGGGGTGCGGAAGTATTCCACGCATTGGCTAAAATCTTAAAATCTCGTGAATTAGTAACTGCAGTTGGGGACGAAGGTGGTTTTGCCCCTAAATTTGAAGGTACTGAAGATGGTGTTGAGACAATCATCGAAGCGATCAAAAAAGCAGGTTATGAGCCAGGTAAAGATATTTTCTTAGGTTTTGACTGTGCTTCCTCTGAATTCTACGAAAACGGTGTGTACGACTACACGAAATTCGAAGGCGACAAAGGCGCGAAACGTACAGCTAAAGAACAAGTAGATTATTTAGAAGAACTCGTTAATAAATATCCTATCATCTCAATTGAAGATGGTATGGACGAGAACGACTGGGAAGGTTGGAAATTATTAACTGAGCGCATCGGTGACCGCGTACAACTTGTTGGCGATGATTTATTTGTTACAAATACTGAAATTCTTGCTAAAGGTATCGAAAACAACATCGGTAACTCTATCTTAATTAAAGTAAACCAAATCGGTACTTTAACAGAAACATTCGAAGCTATCGAAATGGCTCAAAAAGCAGGTTACACTGCAGTTGTATCACACCGTTCAGGTGAAACAGAAGATACTACAATTGCAGACATCGCTGTTGCAACAAATGCAGGACAAATTAAAACAGGTTCATTATCACGTACAGATCGTATTGCGAAATACAATCAATTATTACGTATTGAAGATGAATTGTACGAAACAGCGAAATATGAAGGGCTTAATGCTTTTTATAACTTAGATAAATAA
- the gpmI gene encoding 2,3-bisphosphoglycerate-independent phosphoglycerate mutase, which produces MAKKPTALIILDGLANREEVHGNAVKQAYKPNFDRYYEKFPTTQIEASGLDVGLPEGQMGNSEVGHMNIGAGRIVYQSLTRINKSIEDGEFYDNKVLNRAIDHALERQSALHVFGLLSDGGVHSHYEHLFAILRLAKNKGLAKVYVHAFLDGRDVDQKSALTYIEETEKQFKAIGVGQFASVAGRYYAMDRDKRWEREHKAYDAIRGFESAPRYANAREGVEANYAEDLTDEFVVPFVVEDQNNGVNDGDAVIFYNFRPDRAAQLSEIFTDKAFEGFKVERVNDLFYATFTKYNDNVDAEIVFEKVDLKNTIGEVAQDNNLIQLRIAETEKYPHVTYFMNGGQNEEFKGERRRLIDSPKVATYDLKPEMSAYEVRDVLLEELAKGDLDLIILNFANPDMVGHSGMLEPTIKAIEAVDECLGAVVDKILEMDGCAIITADHGNSDEVLTDEDQPMTTHTTNPVPVIVTKEGIELKETGRLGDLASTLLDLLNLKQPAEMTGESLIKH; this is translated from the coding sequence ATGGCAAAAAAACCAACAGCACTTATTATTTTAGATGGCTTGGCAAATAGAGAAGAAGTCCATGGTAACGCTGTTAAACAAGCGTACAAACCCAATTTTGACCGCTATTATGAAAAATTTCCTACAACTCAAATTGAGGCGAGCGGCTTAGATGTTGGACTTCCGGAAGGACAAATGGGTAACTCTGAAGTCGGACATATGAATATTGGTGCTGGACGTATTGTGTATCAAAGCTTAACACGTATTAACAAATCAATTGAAGACGGAGAATTTTATGACAACAAAGTATTGAATCGTGCGATTGACCATGCGCTTGAACGTCAATCTGCGTTACACGTATTTGGTTTGTTATCAGATGGCGGCGTACACAGCCATTATGAACATTTATTTGCTATTCTACGTTTAGCGAAAAATAAAGGTTTGGCTAAAGTTTATGTACATGCATTTTTAGATGGACGTGACGTCGATCAAAAATCAGCATTAACTTATATAGAAGAAACCGAAAAACAATTTAAAGCCATTGGGGTAGGACAATTTGCTTCTGTTGCTGGGCGTTACTATGCCATGGACCGTGATAAACGTTGGGAGCGTGAACATAAAGCTTATGATGCTATTCGCGGCTTTGAATCAGCGCCGAGATATGCGAATGCCCGTGAAGGTGTAGAAGCCAATTATGCTGAAGATCTTACAGATGAGTTCGTTGTGCCATTTGTCGTTGAAGATCAAAATAATGGTGTTAATGACGGAGATGCTGTTATTTTCTATAATTTCCGTCCAGACCGCGCAGCACAACTTTCTGAAATCTTTACAGATAAAGCGTTTGAAGGGTTTAAAGTGGAACGCGTTAACGATTTATTCTACGCAACATTTACAAAATACAATGACAATGTAGACGCTGAAATTGTATTTGAAAAAGTGGATTTAAAAAATACAATCGGTGAAGTGGCTCAAGACAACAATTTAATACAATTGCGTATTGCTGAAACTGAAAAATATCCTCATGTGACTTACTTTATGAATGGTGGTCAAAATGAAGAATTTAAAGGTGAACGTCGACGTTTAATTGATTCACCAAAAGTTGCGACGTATGACCTCAAACCAGAAATGAGTGCATATGAAGTTAGAGATGTGCTACTCGAAGAACTCGCTAAAGGTGATTTAGACTTAATCATTCTTAATTTCGCTAATCCAGATATGGTGGGGCATAGTGGTATGCTTGAACCAACAATTAAAGCCATTGAAGCTGTAGATGAATGTTTAGGTGCAGTGGTCGATAAAATTCTAGAAATGGATGGTTGTGCAATTATTACAGCTGACCATGGTAATTCTGACGAAGTATTAACTGATGAAGACCAACCTATGACGACACATACGACAAACCCGGTTCCAGTTATTGTAACTAAAGAAGGTATCGAATTAAAAGAAACAGGGCGTTTAGGTGATCTTGCATCTACACTACTCGATTTATTGAATTTGAAACAACCTGCTGAAATGACAGGTGAAAGTCTCATCAAACATTAA
- the tpiA gene encoding triose-phosphate isomerase, with protein MRKPIIAGNWKMNKTVAEAKDFVNALPALPDTNEVESVICAPTIQLDALISLTKAGVAPGLKIGAQNTFYEESGAYTGETSPVALQDLGVSYVVIGHSERRDIFHETDEDINKKAHAVFKHGMTPIICVGESDEERENGKANEVVERQVEKALEGLSDDQVKQTVIAYEPIWAIGTGKSSTAKDANEMCAAVRQKIAKLTSDAVAEAVRIQYGGSVKPNNIKEYMSESDIDGALVGGASLKVDDYVQLLEGAK; from the coding sequence TTGAGAAAACCAATTATTGCAGGTAACTGGAAAATGAACAAAACTGTTGCAGAAGCGAAAGATTTCGTCAATGCATTGCCGGCGTTACCAGATACAAATGAAGTGGAATCTGTTATTTGTGCACCAACAATCCAATTAGACGCGTTAATTTCATTAACAAAAGCAGGTGTAGCACCTGGATTAAAGATTGGCGCACAAAATACATTCTATGAAGAAAGCGGTGCGTACACTGGAGAAACATCACCGGTTGCATTACAAGACTTAGGTGTGAGCTATGTTGTGATTGGTCATTCTGAACGTCGTGATATTTTCCACGAAACAGATGAAGACATTAACAAAAAAGCACATGCCGTTTTCAAACATGGTATGACACCTATCATTTGTGTAGGCGAGAGCGATGAAGAACGTGAAAATGGTAAAGCAAATGAAGTTGTTGAGCGTCAAGTTGAAAAAGCGCTTGAAGGTCTTTCGGACGACCAAGTGAAACAAACAGTAATTGCATATGAGCCAATTTGGGCTATCGGTACTGGTAAATCTTCAACAGCTAAAGATGCGAATGAAATGTGTGCAGCTGTGCGCCAAAAAATTGCGAAACTTACAAGTGATGCAGTGGCAGAAGCGGTACGCATTCAATATGGTGGTAGCGTGAAACCGAACAATATTAAAGAATATATGTCAGAATCAGACATTGACGGTGCATTAGTCGGTGGTGCTTCACTTAAAGTAGATGATTATGTTCAATTGTTAGAAGGTGCAAAATAA
- a CDS encoding phosphoglycerate kinase, which yields MAKKDVTDVSLKGKVVLVRADFNVPMKDGEITNDNRIVQALPTLQYILEQGGKIVVFSHLGKVKEESDKEKLTLAPVAKRLSEKLNKDVTFIPETRGEKLESAINALNDGDVLMFENTRFEDLDGKKESKNDSELGKYWASLGDIFVNDAFGTAHREHASNVGISTHLETVAGFLMEKEIKFIGGVVEHPDKPVVAILGGAKVSDKIGVIENLLNIADKVLIGGGMAYTFLKAQGKEIGLSLLEADKIDFAKDLLERAGDQIVLPVDGKVAKEFSNDASITTVSIDEIPEDQEAMDIGPDTVALFKKQLEGAHTVVWNGPMGVFEFSNFAQGTIGVCEAIAELKDATTIIGGGDSAAAAMQLGFEDDFTHISTGGGASLEYLEGKVLPGIKAIADK from the coding sequence ATGGCAAAAAAAGATGTAACAGACGTTTCGTTAAAAGGTAAAGTTGTGTTAGTACGCGCAGATTTCAATGTACCTATGAAAGACGGAGAAATTACAAATGACAACCGTATCGTACAGGCTTTACCAACTTTACAATATATCCTTGAGCAAGGTGGCAAAATCGTTGTTTTCTCTCACTTAGGCAAAGTTAAAGAAGAAAGCGATAAAGAAAAATTAACGCTTGCCCCTGTTGCGAAACGATTATCTGAAAAATTAAACAAAGATGTTACGTTCATCCCTGAAACACGTGGTGAAAAATTAGAATCAGCGATTAATGCACTTAATGACGGCGACGTATTAATGTTTGAAAATACGCGATTTGAAGATTTAGATGGCAAAAAAGAATCTAAAAACGATAGTGAATTAGGTAAATATTGGGCATCATTAGGCGACATTTTTGTTAACGACGCGTTTGGTACAGCACATCGTGAACATGCATCGAATGTTGGGATTTCTACACATTTAGAAACAGTGGCTGGTTTCTTAATGGAAAAAGAGATTAAGTTTATTGGTGGCGTTGTTGAGCATCCTGACAAACCGGTTGTAGCTATTTTAGGCGGCGCAAAAGTATCAGATAAGATTGGTGTTATTGAAAACTTATTAAATATTGCTGATAAAGTCCTAATTGGTGGCGGTATGGCTTATACCTTCTTAAAAGCGCAAGGTAAAGAAATAGGTTTGTCACTTTTAGAAGCGGATAAAATTGATTTTGCAAAAGATTTACTTGAGCGTGCAGGTGACCAAATCGTCTTACCTGTTGATGGTAAAGTAGCAAAAGAATTTTCAAATGATGCTAGTATTACGACAGTCTCTATCGATGAAATCCCAGAAGACCAAGAAGCTATGGACATCGGTCCTGACACAGTTGCATTATTTAAAAAGCAATTAGAAGGTGCGCATACTGTCGTATGGAATGGACCTATGGGCGTATTTGAATTTAGCAACTTTGCTCAAGGAACAATTGGTGTTTGTGAAGCTATTGCTGAATTAAAAGATGCTACAACAATTATTGGCGGTGGCGATTCAGCAGCAGCAGCAATGCAACTCGGTTTTGAAGATGACTTTACACACATTTCTACAGGTGGCGGTGCCTCATTAGAATATTTAGAAGGCAAAGTCTTACCTGGTATTAAAGCAATCGCAGATAAGTAA
- the gap gene encoding type I glyceraldehyde-3-phosphate dehydrogenase has translation MAVKVAINGFGRIGRLAFRRIQDVENIEVVAVNDLTDDDMLAHLLKYDTMQGRFTEEVDVIDGGFRVNGKEVKSFSEPEPSKLPWGDLDVDVVLECTGLFTAKEKAEAHIQAGAKKVLISAPGTGDLKTIVFNVNHEELDGSETVVSGASCTTNSLAPVAKTLHDEFGIVEGLMTTIHAYTGDQNTQDSPHKKGDKRRARAAAENIIPNSTGAAKAIGLVIPEIDGKLDGGAQRVPVATGSLTELTVVLDKEVSVEEVNNAMKNATNESFGYTEDEIVSSDVVGMTFGALFDATQTRVMTVGDRQLVKVASWYDNEMSYTAQLVRTLEYLASHAK, from the coding sequence ATGGCAGTAAAAGTAGCAATTAACGGATTTGGTAGAATTGGTCGTTTAGCATTCAGAAGAATTCAAGACGTAGAGAACATTGAGGTTGTAGCTGTAAACGATTTAACTGACGACGACATGCTTGCACATTTATTAAAATATGACACGATGCAAGGACGTTTTACTGAAGAAGTAGATGTAATTGATGGTGGTTTCCGCGTAAATGGTAAAGAAGTGAAATCGTTCTCTGAACCAGAACCATCAAAATTACCTTGGGGTGACCTTGATGTTGACGTTGTTTTAGAATGTACAGGTTTATTCACAGCGAAAGAAAAAGCTGAAGCACATATTCAAGCAGGGGCTAAAAAAGTATTAATCTCTGCACCTGGTACAGGAGATCTTAAAACGATTGTATTTAACGTTAACCATGAAGAATTAGACGGCTCAGAAACTGTGGTTTCAGGTGCTTCATGTACAACAAACTCTTTGGCGCCAGTTGCAAAAACGTTACACGATGAATTTGGTATTGTAGAAGGTTTAATGACAACAATTCACGCTTATACAGGCGATCAAAATACACAAGATTCACCACACAAAAAAGGTGATAAACGTCGTGCGCGTGCAGCAGCAGAAAACATTATCCCTAACTCAACAGGTGCTGCTAAAGCAATCGGTTTAGTAATCCCTGAAATTGATGGCAAATTAGATGGTGGTGCGCAACGTGTACCAGTTGCAACAGGTTCATTAACTGAATTAACGGTAGTATTAGATAAAGAAGTTTCAGTTGAAGAAGTGAACAATGCAATGAAAAATGCAACGAACGAATCTTTCGGTTACACTGAAGACGAAATCGTATCTTCTGACGTTGTAGGTATGACTTTTGGTGCATTATTTGACGCAACACAAACACGTGTAATGACTGTTGGCGATCGTCAATTAGTTAAAGTAGCATCATGGTACGATAACGAAATGTCATATACTGCTCAATTAGTACGCACTTTAGAATATTTAGCAAGTCATGCTAAATAA